From a region of the Helianthus annuus cultivar XRQ/B chromosome 5, HanXRQr2.0-SUNRISE, whole genome shotgun sequence genome:
- the LOC110943012 gene encoding myelin transcription factor 1-like protein: MQDKGKSVESSVNAERSIILATDPESPIQNPVPISSVSAIFEEDVSLEDIAGNDDEEDDEEDNDEEDDNEEGDDEEDDDEEKVFLASSHSSDDDNDDDDNQAGTGVSTTEASNEKNVDDLMNDDANEVSEGADGEGEHVDDQNVDQVEKLILQIESHVEEGEFRHTYTLNEILKMFNVNEDEFTFDFEEELNVFDINHQPEYEYKYVEDADVYDRVKIEDCTDEESLNEDTSEFPTLMEFFSEENMDELRRKVTEMLKDKNFDGTIKDPQKEERKKWFKDSHERKFKRRLKFYQRYRKELSKVRTLGYPVRKNDVVMWGLIKFEALKNFKHWKPHYPKKVRRVNPETGDVETILNVKRPKAMKNIPVPKMEQEFYKGFMGWVYSCISTEAVIIYRAG; the protein is encoded by the exons ATGCAAGACAAAGGAAAAAGTGTTGAAAGTTCTGTGAATGCTGAAAGATCAATAATTTTAGCTACTGATCCTGAGTCTCCTATTCAGAATCCTGTTCCTATATCTTCTGTGTCAGCTATCTTTGAAGAAGATGTATCACTTGAAGATATTGCTGGGAAtgacgatgaagaagatgatgaggaggatAATGATGAAGAGGATGACAATGAAGAGGGtgatgacgaagaggatgatgatgaggaaAAAGTATTTTTGGCGAGTAGTCATAGTTCTGATGATGACAATGATGACGATGACAATCAGGCAGGTACAGGTGTTTCTACTACTGAAGCATCAAATGAAAAGAATGTTGatgatttaatgaatgatgatGCGAATGAAGTATCAGAGGGAGCTGATGGAGAGGGGGAGCATGTTGATGATCAAAACGTTGATCAAGTTGAAAAGTTGATTCTTCAAATAGAGTCTCATGTTGAAGAAGGTGAATTCAGGCATACTTACACGTTGAATGAAATCCTGAAGATGTTCAATGTGAATGAAGATGAATTTACGTTTGATTTCGAAGAAGAGCTGAATGTGTTCGATATCAATCATCAACCTGAGTATGAATACAAGTATGTTGAGGATGCAGATGTGTATGACAGGGTTAAGATTGAAGACTGTACTGATGAAGAGAGTTTGAATGAAGACACTTCTGAATTTCCAACACTGATGGAGTTCTTTAGTGAAGAAAACATGGATGAACTAAGGAGGAAAGTCACTGAGATGTTGAAAGACAAGAACTTCGATGGTACTATAAAAGATCCTCAGAAAGAAGAACGAAAGAAATGGTTCAAAGATAGCCATGAAAGGAAGTTCAAACGACGGTTAAAGTTTTATCAAAGATATAGAA AGGAGTTATCGAAGGTGAGAACCTTAGGATATCCAGTGAGAAAGAATGATGTTGTGATGTGGGGTCTGATAAAGTTTGAAGCCCTGAAAAATTTCAAGCACTGGAAGCCGCATTACCCAAAGAAAGTTAGAAGAGTTAATCCGGAAACCGGTGATGTAGAAACGATCTTGAATGTGAAAAGGCCGAAAGCGATGAAGAACATACCGGTGCCCAAGATGGAACAAGAGTTTTACAAAGGTTTTATGGGCTGGGTGTACAGTTGTATCTCGACAGAGGCTGTGATCATTTATCGAGCTGGTTAG